The following coding sequences lie in one Mycobacterium gordonae genomic window:
- the gmk gene encoding guanylate kinase → MSAGGGPDAGHVVVLSGPSAVGKSTVVRCLRERIPNLHFSVSATTRAPRPGEVDGVDYHFVSPARFQQLIDQGELLEWAEIHGGLHRSGTLAEPVRAATAAGFPVLIEVDLAGARAVKHAMPEALTVFLAPPSWEDLEARLIGRGTETPDVIQRRLDTARVELAAQGDFDVVVVNSRLESACAELVSLLVGTVPDTV, encoded by the coding sequence GTGAGCGCCGGCGGGGGACCGGATGCAGGCCATGTGGTCGTGCTGTCCGGTCCCTCCGCGGTCGGCAAGTCGACGGTGGTTCGGTGTCTGCGTGAGCGGATACCGAACCTGCACTTCAGCGTCTCGGCCACGACGCGAGCACCAAGGCCGGGGGAGGTCGACGGCGTCGACTATCACTTCGTCAGCCCAGCCCGTTTCCAGCAGTTGATCGATCAGGGCGAACTGCTGGAATGGGCGGAAATCCACGGGGGATTGCACCGATCGGGCACGTTGGCCGAACCGGTGCGCGCAGCCACGGCAGCCGGCTTCCCGGTACTCATCGAGGTCGACCTGGCCGGGGCCCGAGCCGTCAAGCACGCCATGCCGGAGGCGCTCACCGTGTTTCTGGCGCCGCCGAGTTGGGAAGATCTTGAGGCCCGGCTGATAGGTCGCGGCACCGAAACTCCCGACGTCATCCAGCGTCGGCTGGACACCGCACGTGTCGAATTGGCCGCCCAGGGCGACTTCGACGTGGTGGTGGTCAACAGTCGATTAGAGTCTGCGTGCGCCGAATTGGTATCCTTGCTGGTGGGAACCGTCCCAGACACCGTTTAG
- the mihF gene encoding integration host factor, actinobacterial type translates to MALPQLTDEQRAAALEKAAAARRARAELKDRLKRGGTNLTQVLKDAESDEVLGKMKVSALLEALPKVGKVKAQEIMTELEIAPTRRLRGLGDRQRKALLEKFGS, encoded by the coding sequence GTGGCCCTTCCCCAGTTGACCGACGAGCAGCGCGCGGCCGCGTTGGAGAAGGCTGCTGCCGCACGTCGAGCACGAGCTGAGCTCAAGGATCGGCTCAAGCGTGGCGGCACCAACCTCACCCAGGTGCTCAAGGACGCTGAGAGCGACGAAGTTCTCGGCAAGATGAAGGTGTCTGCGCTGTTGGAGGCGTTGCCGAAGGTGGGCAAAGTCAAGGCGCAGGAGATCATGACCGAGCTCGAGATCGCGCCGACCCGCCGCCTGCGTGGCTTGGGCGACCGTCAGCGCAAGGCTCTGCTGGAAAAGTTCGGCTCCTAG